The Oscillatoria salina IIICB1 nucleotide sequence CCAGCAGTAGTTTTAGTACATGGCTTTGGTGCTTCTTGGGGACATTGGCGGAAAAATATCCCTATCTTAGGGGAAACTTGTCGCTGTTACGCGATCGACCTAATCGGCTTTGGGGCTTCAGCCAAACCGACTCCGGGTGTAGAAATCGAGTATACCTTTGAAACTTGGGGACAGCAAGTAGCTGACTTTTGTCGCGAAGTAGTGGGTACTCCTGCGTTTTTAGTTGGTAACTCGATTGGTTGTCTTGTCACGATGCAAGCCGCCGTAGATAACCCAGAGATTGCTTTAGGAGTCGCCTCAATCAACTTTTCACTCAGATTACTACACGATCGCAAACTTGCCCAACTTCCTTGGTATCGACGTTGGGGTGCGCCAATGATGCAAAGAATTTTAGCGAACAAACTAATTGGTAATTTATTCTTTCAGCAATTAGCTAAACCAAAAGTCGTCCGCAAAATCTTACTTCAAGCTTATCGCCGTCCCGAAGCAGTAACCGACGAACTAATCGAAATTATTATGAAACCCGCATTTGATGTCGGTGCAGCAGAGATATTTCTAGCGTTCACTCGCTATTCTTCTGGACCCTTACCCGAAGATTTACTACCAAAACTTGCTTGTCCGGCAATTATTCTTTGGGGAACAGAAGACCCTTGGGAACCATTCACCTTAGCCCAAGAATTTGCGAAAATTCCCACAGTAGAAAAGTTTATCCCTCTCGAAGGTTTAGGTCACTGTCCCCAAGACGAAGCGCCAGAAATCGTCAATCCAATTTTACAAGTGTGGATTTGGCAACATACCTCTGGCTAGCCTAATAACTATTGAACCGCTCGTATCGAGTTTGTCTGTTGAGCCAATCTCTACCAAGTTGAATAGTGACATCAGAAGCCAAAGATCCGGTACTTTCCACCCGTACTTCCCCAAAACCAAGATCCGCACGAATAGCCGAGGCACCACTTTCATCTCCTCCTTGAGCGATAATACGGGTAACGCTCAAAGGTTCTTCCCAGGTGTCATCAACTACATACACATTGCGGTAGCCTGCGGCTTCCAAGTAATTTCTCATGGCAGCGATCGCTTCTGGAGATCCAGTGCTATCTTGAATGGCAACACTTAAATAAGCAGGATCGGTAGTTTCGACGGTACTATAACCCTGGTCAAAATGTTTCGCCATCATCTCACGAATCGGACGGCGATAGGGTATCCAGTAACTTTCCTCATTTTTGCCATCGCCATTAAAATTACCAGGAACCATGAGCATTTGCACTTTTGAGCGATCGGTTTGGGTGGCAAATCCGGCGAGGGCGACAATTTCTTCGATACTTAAATTAGTGTCGATGTGGTCTTGAATAACTTTAATGATTTTTGGGATTCGCGCTACGGTTGAGGGATTGAGAGTTTGTTCGACTAGCGATCGCATCAACATTTGCTGACGCTGTACTCGTCCGATGTCTCCTAATCTGTCATAGCGAAAGCGCAAAAATTGCATTGCTTTCTCACCGTCAAGATGTTGTTCGCCTTGTTTGAGATTGATATAAAGGTGTTGGCTATCGTCTTGATACTTCATATCATGGGGAACATACACCGTTACCCCACCAAGAGCATCAATTAATTTTTCTACACCTTGAACGTTTACTCGAATATAGCGATCGATGGCAACATCTTCGAGCAGGTTACTAATCGATTTCGCGGCTAAGGCTGGTCCGCCATAATAGTTAGCCGCGTTAATTTTGGTTATGCCATGTCCTTCAATCAAAGCGCGGGTATCGCGAGGAATCGAAAGTAAGGTTAGTTTTTCGTCTTCGGGATCGAACCGCAGCAAGAGCATGGTATCAGAAAGACCCTCAAAAGAGTTGACTAAGGCATGGTAGCCCACATCTTCTGAAGATTCATCTAAATCAGAGGTGAGAACCTTGGTTCCCAAAATTAAAATGTTGACTGGTCTAGTTAGTTCTGGTAAGCGAAAACTTTGACGAGAAATTGCTTCACTACCAAAAAATGCTTCTTCTTCTGGAGAAAGTTCTGCTTGTAACAACGGTGTCGAGTTGAGCGATACCGCTAAAATCGCACCTGCTG carries:
- a CDS encoding alpha/beta fold hydrolase; this translates as MSFASTEPKSSNQAKTWTWKGFPISYQTQGKTGPAVVLVHGFGASWGHWRKNIPILGETCRCYAIDLIGFGASAKPTPGVEIEYTFETWGQQVADFCREVVGTPAFLVGNSIGCLVTMQAAVDNPEIALGVASINFSLRLLHDRKLAQLPWYRRWGAPMMQRILANKLIGNLFFQQLAKPKVVRKILLQAYRRPEAVTDELIEIIMKPAFDVGAAEIFLAFTRYSSGPLPEDLLPKLACPAIILWGTEDPWEPFTLAQEFAKIPTVEKFIPLEGLGHCPQDEAPEIVNPILQVWIWQHTSG
- a CDS encoding LCP family protein — its product is MPARKTREKHPQAQGKRPRMTKKTHPAQKKTQKKANKGRWLGIWLGLTGVAMLSATAGAILAVSLNSTPLLQAELSPEEEAFFGSEAISRQSFRLPELTRPVNILILGTKVLTSDLDESSEDVGYHALVNSFEGLSDTMLLLRFDPEDEKLTLLSIPRDTRALIEGHGITKINAANYYGGPALAAKSISNLLEDVAIDRYIRVNVQGVEKLIDALGGVTVYVPHDMKYQDDSQHLYINLKQGEQHLDGEKAMQFLRFRYDRLGDIGRVQRQQMLMRSLVEQTLNPSTVARIPKIIKVIQDHIDTNLSIEEIVALAGFATQTDRSKVQMLMVPGNFNGDGKNEESYWIPYRRPIREMMAKHFDQGYSTVETTDPAYLSVAIQDSTGSPEAIAAMRNYLEAAGYRNVYVVDDTWEEPLSVTRIIAQGGDESGASAIRADLGFGEVRVESTGSLASDVTIQLGRDWLNRQTRYERFNSY